The Microterricola viridarii genome segment GCCCCCTCCCGCTGGTTGAGCCCCCCTCCCGCTGGTTGAGCCCCCTCTCGCTGGTTGAGCCCCCCTCTCGCTGGCTGAGCTCCCTCCCGCTGGTTGAGCCTCCCTCCCGCTGGTTGAGCTTGTCGAAACCCAGCCGGGCGGCCTCGCTACAGCGCAGAGGCCTGCGGGGCGGCTGCGGCCGCCAGATACCGCGCGATCGCGTCGCGATTGCGCGTGAGGCAGCCGATGCGGCGGTCGAGCTGTTGCTGCTGTTCGGCGAGCGACTCCACCACATCCGGATCGAGCTTCTCGATGAAGATCGAGCTGGCACCCGTGCTCAGGCAGGGCAGCAACTGACGGATGATCCGAGTCGGGATGCCGGAGTCGATCAGCCCGCGGATCTGCTCGACCCGCTCGACAGCGGCCTCCGGGTACTCGCGATACCCGTTGTACCCGCGCTCGGGGCTGAGGAGCCCCTGTTCCTCGTAGTAACGCAGCAGCCGGGCAGGAACCGCCGTGCGCGACGAGAGCTCACCAATGCGCATGGGCATCCTTCCGAAACGATTTGAC includes the following:
- a CDS encoding MerR family transcriptional regulator, producing the protein MRIGELSSRTAVPARLLRYYEEQGLLSPERGYNGYREYPEAAVERVEQIRGLIDSGIPTRIIRQLLPCLSTGASSIFIEKLDPDVVESLAEQQQQLDRRIGCLTRNRDAIARYLAAAAAPQASAL